The window AGTGGTGGCAGGGATGCAGCAAGCTGTACAATGGGGTGTTGGACCTGTAAAAAGCTAATCCTCAGAGCATCCAAGAGAAGGTACCACCTAGTGGTGAGTAAAGCACCCCATGACAAATGATAAAATGGTTTTGCTagacttatgttcttatgttccaaaTTGTGGGCCAGCTCCTGCATTGGGGTGAATAAAAATGGCTCCATTGCCTACACTAAATTATAtcagtggagaatctggcccattatgttTGAATATATATACATTGCACAGATAAGTTTTAATGATACATATCCAGATGGACTACTGTTTggacagggccgactccaggccccagcacaccaagtgcgtgcttggggtggcatgccatgggaggcactctgccggtcggaGGATCcattggtcccgtggctttggtggagccgtgggaccagtggaccctcggcaggcatgcctgagggaggtccaccggagccgtgggactggcaagtggcagagcgccccccgcggcatgccctcgtgcttggagcggcgaaatgtctagagaaGCCCCTGTGTTTGGATTATTCAAATTTCATTTTGTCACCTGATTCTGAAATGAGTAGAAACAGTGAATTTCATGTAATTAAAACCCCTATTAGCCTAAAGTTTCAGATGTCTCATGATCCATTTTGGATGATAAGAGTTTACCTgaagcttaaaaaaaacaaaccactaaGCACCAATATTGGTTTGCCCTCCCAGTTATATCTGTTGTTCTGTTTTGCTATTAAAAAATCAATTGTTTTTGTGATCTACCTGAAGATGAAGAGCTTGGAGGCTTtcagggagtgggagtgggatgtGATCCAGGTTATTGTCAGTGATGTAAAGATGATGCAGATCAACCATATCCtggaagagaaggaaggggagtGTTTCCCAAAACATTAGAATTTTGTAAAATCTCCAAGAAGGAGACAGTAAGTTTTACATCCACCTTTGCAATGAGAAACTGAACTCGCCAATTCCTCTGAAATCAACATGactctctgtttaaaaaaattacagtgaAATATAGATAGGAACATACATTGCCAAGATCAGTTACTATCAGAGATCAGCTGTCTTGGTAAAGCAACTGAGAATGGCAAATAAATATTTAAGTGAAGTCTTCACCTCAGCATTGTGTCAAAATGAACATACTATCCTTCCTAGCTTCTGCAGAAAGCCCTTCCTCTGGGCCTGTTTTTTTTCTTAGAGGAGTCATCAGGTTTTGTTTGGCAGGAATCAATTTTGTTCAAGCAAAATGTATCTAAATAAtctttaccccccacccccaaaagtaAGATGGACTCCTGCAACAGATCAACAGTGGCAAGTCTGGGATAAGCAGTATCTTCTAATTACATCAAGGTACAGCctatcaggactcctgagttctcatcCCTTATGATCATCTTGGGGATGTCAATAAACCACTCTGTCTCAATTCACCCATCTATAAAACAGGCATAAACTATCTACCTATTTCACTGGTTGTGAATTCATTAACATTTGCCAAGGTCTTTGAGACTCTAGGATGACAGGTATGTATGTATGGAATAGCGGGGCAGATTTTCTCCCATGTCTGAGACCCACTTGAATGTATGAGTGAGAGGCCAtcagggagctgggggctgggttgTGCATTCCCCATCTCACACTAGGTGTTAAGCTGAGAGGAAGTAGTTGGTGCAGGAGCTGATTCTGCAAACTTTGTTATGCTGTCTGAGAGCCATTTTCCCGTGAAAGAATTTATAGCTGATCAAGTACAGCTAGAATCTATCTCCTTTGGGACAACTAGACAGTGTATGAGTCAGATCAGacatgagaatctggcccactattTTCATTATTTAGATATATTAAAATCGAGGACTGGATTGTGATTTAGTGATGTGCCTGGAGTAAGGAGCAGCGCATGATAGTTTTGCTACCAGGAGGAAGGGTGTCACTCAGGAAGTTGCAGTCTACATGCTGTTCCAGAGAAGGAGTTAACATATATGCCCCGAAGTGTGCGTTCTACAAAATGCCAGTATAGCTACACTGCTGAGAAAATTGGACAGAGAGCCAAGGCTCTGCCCACCTACAAAGGTGGACATAGCACCTCTGTGCTCTGGAAAGGCCACAATTTCCTCCAGAGAGGAGGACAGATTTTTCTGTCAATCCCAAACTCACTTTAAATGCTTCTTCCTTTATTCCTTTGCGGCCAAGCCTGTTGTTACTAACATCAATGAATGTCAGGGAAGGCGGTAACTCGGGGAGCTGCCTTATCTTGTTATCGCGGAGCACTAACTCCTGAAGCTGGGGTAGCTCCCTGAAGGCATCTTCATCGATCTCGGATATAAAATTTGATGTCAGATCAATCCTCTTTAAATTGTCTGGCAgagaaaattaataaaatatttagagCACTCCAGAACTTATTTCTGACTGTCTTAAAACctaaaaatggggggggggaaagcaaaTGCATTTTAATTACATATGAATATTCCCTGATATGGTATTTAGTTATACATGTGTACTTGTATGGCAGAGCATTGATTACTTTTTCCAGAGGTCTTTAATAATGCGGTAATACCAATTTGAGGCTTGAAGAACTTTTCCTCTCCTGAAAGGGGCCAGCTTCCATTAATAATGAGCCCAAATGCACTTTATGGGAGCTTCAAGAGCAGAACATAATTCTAGGAAGTCCAGTAAGCTCctttagtggggggggggggggcggggctgtgtctTCCATTGAGAGCAAAATTATACAATTGGAAAAAATTTTTTGAGATATTCTGAggagagctggtaaaaaaaaataagtatcTTATGAAATTGAATAAAAAAGACTCCTTTTGTTCAAAATTTTTCATCATTGAAAaatttcagaatgaaatgttgTGAAATTCTCTAAACttcctgaaatgttttaaatttttcagagcaaaatacttttcatactggaaaaagaaaaggaggaaggTTAAAAAAGTAAGTGTTTCCATCCAAATATTTTCATTACCCAGTTCCTCCTTTTTTCTACCTTTTTCCAGTAGAAAAGAGTAAAAAGTGATAAtgggttttgatttttgttttttctaccAAAATGAAGCAATTTTtcataaacaaaaccaaaatatattTCTTCATTTGGTTAAAATACTTTCCATTAAAAGGGGGAAGgggtccataaaaaaaaattccgTAGGTTGTTTGTGAGCCTAGTAGTGTCCCTGGATATTGTAAACATGTTTGAGATGAGCAGTCTTACTTGATAAGAATACATTTGTATTACTTTGTCAAATAGGGCATTTTCAAttgaatataaataattaatttttaagtACACTACTTTAATGGTTCGGTACTGGTGTTTTACTTTGTAACCAAAGTCAGTCAGGACAAGATTTTCAATATTGGGTGGCTAAAGTTGGGTTCCCAGAAACTGGCTTGATTTCAAAAGTTTTCAATACccaatattttggttttgtttatgaAAAATTGCTTCATTTTGGtagaaaaaaacaaatcaaaacccaTTATCACTTTTTGCTCTTTTCTACTGGAAAAAGGTAGAAAAAAGGGCTCTGAGCTTGtatgaaaaccaggcccctttaaggcCTCATAAGTTGCTTACCTAAAAGAAGGAGGGACTCAAAATCACTAGTTGATTTTTGACAATTTAAGCCTCAAGGAGCCTAACATAGCtcgtttttgaaaatcttagcctcaatattttcttttccacAAGGGTTTCCTATTCATACCAGAGCAAACCAACAAATATCTTTAAATGAAGAAACTTCTTTAAGCTTTTACATAGATTCCTTTCCTTTCTTACTCTTGCTAATTACTGTATATACTGCCTAAATGATAATTGCTTTCTTTAAAGAAAACTAACCACTGTACTTTAAATTCACTATGAGTTTTTTCGCCTTTAACATTGATTATCTATGCACTTGCTAGCATTTCTAAACAgtcaattatttgtattgtattatTTGCACTAATTCTAGGATTGAATTTTAGTGAATCTAAGTCAAGCTACTAAAGGGTTAGACCTCAATACAGGAAAGCACTTTACCAGATGCTAAACTTTTAGCATGtgtcccactgatatcaatgatTTGACATAAGATTATATAAGACAGTTTACCACTTAAAATGGCATgaagcaaaaaaggaaaaaagaaagggaagCCAGCTGTATCAGAACTGTCATCCATACTTTGATTAGCAAAgtcatttttgttgatcttctTGATTCTGTTATAGCGAGAGTAGAAATGGGTGGTTTTCTTGGGCAGTGGAGGAACAGCATCGAGTTCATGATCATCACAGTAGACTGTGGTCCCCAGACATGTACACAGAAGGCAAGTTGGAAGACCtgtgaaaaaaataaaggaaagcaaTTATGTGAAGAAAAATGTGCATGTGCAGTGAGAATATTAAGATTGGGTCAGTTTTATAAAAGCTATATTAAGAGTTCGGTATTATCAAGAAAataacagtgcttaatttgtgccagggcctCCCAGGGCTGAGGACTGGCACCTCTAGgattggcagttcatagccctggcaccgtTGGGCTTGCTGCATcggttatgaaagtaaaaacatTGCTTGagctctggcacctctttcattacagaaTAAACACTGGAAAATAGCACATTGTGCAATAAGTGTAGAACATATTATGTTCCAGATATTCCTTCCAAACTTGAAGGTTTTTAATGTTGTATACTTTAGCCTGTTTGACTTATTGATGCTGGTGATAGAAATTAAAGAAACTGTAGCTGTTAACATATGTGTTTCTCAGAATATAAAATGAATCAAATAATCCTACAGTAgctgacatttttattttgtgcttctaaaaatatatatgtatacatgGGATCCTATTCACAAAGCGTGAGATTCCTCCGTGGTATGAAGGTTGATGGGAAAGCCTCTATGGCACTTAAGCCTCACACAAGGGATGTGTAGGGGCACGAGGAGGTGGCCCCTGTGCAGGCGGGTCCCTGAGCACATCTACACACAGAGCAAAGGATCGTCCCAACTGGCTCATTGGTGAGTGGGTCAGCTGAGAAGGTGATGAAAGGGGCAGGCCAGGACCATGCCATGGGAACTATTTTTTTTATGCAGATCCAGTGGCTTCAACATCCTGGACAACCAGTGCAAATGGGGAGTGGCTGCTCCTCCAACCCACAGGCTGGGAGAGCAGTCACAAGAATGGAGGGATCCATCTCTATCCACTCTCACTGCTCTCTACCTGCAAAGAGACCACAATTCACAAGGTGAAGTAATGGACAATAAAACCAAATGTGTATGcaaggccagtgcaaccatttaggcgacctaggcagtcacctagtgTGATGGTATTTGGGtggtgccattttctttggcagtgaccgcAGCAGCTGGTTCTTCGGTTGCCCCAGTCATCATCGGAATTTAGGCACAGGAAGTTGGTCagaggagcgcggggagggccgcctgcagcaagtaaggggtggggcagcacacaggggaactcccgcccaagctcacccctgccccacctcctccccgagcacgccgtggctgctttgcttctcctgcctcccaggcttgcagcaccaatcagcttagggggGTACCTCAGGGCGGGGGGAAGCTGCTGTAGGGGTGGGGGTTCCTCAGGGTGAGGgcacgggggaggagggcgcaaggtggaagtttcgcctagggcgcaaaacatccttgcaccagccctgtgtgtatgtgtgtgaggggaggTGGTTTGGCCCTTTATTTAGTGAGATTAATGCCTCTAGAAGGGAGAATAAAAGATGCTAGCTTTCCTTAGGCAAACTGGTCAGCTGCTGCCATCTCTAAACTTCCTTGTTTGGGAAGAGCAACAAAGAGGATTTTGGTGAAGCTGTTCTGATGCCAGCTGGAGTCTTCTGATTTCCCTGTCTCTGTTCAGTCTGGCTTTCTGCTAGTGGCAAAAGAATCATACTGCATTCATTGATAGGAGTGGCTTCCTCTCTCAGGAAAGACAGTTAAATATCCATGTTGATTCTTTTAGCTTTGGCAGCAGCCTTCAGAGCCATTGGCTATCGGTTACACACTGCTGGGAtagatggaatctccttcctctttGATTTCTCAGATGGTTGGGCTGGAGGAATCAATTGCTTATCCCCTTTGAGAATTCTCTTATGTAAAGTTCTGTTCTGTCACCTCCTCCTATTCAGCGTATTTGGAAGACTGCAGGGGATGCTTGTGGCTTTCTATTAGCAGCAATATGTGGATGATAcccagccctttttttttttattggacccaAATGGTACAGCCTCTCTGCTTTCCAAGGGCCTGGCTGTAAGCAAGGCATGGATGAGATTAGCTGATTAAAAGTCAGTCCAGATAAAATGGAGGCGATGCTTATAGGTAAATGGGAAGCATGTAGATGGTATGCCAAagatgaggggtgtgtgtgtgtatgtctcacTATATATTGGTGGTCCTGAATCCCTTAGGGCTTCTTGATTTCCAGCTTATAGTAGTGATCAAAATGCCTTTTTCATCTATATTTTAATTGGAAGATGGTGGACACTAATCCTCTGAGTACTTTGTCACAGTTACATGTCTCTGACCTCCAGATTAAATTATGACAGTGTGTTTGATATGAGGCTAACCTCTAACACCATTTGACATCTGCAGCTAGCACAGAATAAGGCTGTTTTGATTCACGTCCTAGCTATAGGGTGTATATTATGTCCATCTCCAAAGATCTCACTGGTTTTCTCATTTGCTTTGAGGAGCAATTCAAGGTATTGACATTGATCTAGAAACTGCTGCATGGTTTGGaagctctctccctctcttcctagGTGTTGTCATGACAGTTGAAATCATTTGGAGCCATTTGGCCCAGTCCTTAGATTCATACTCTGATATACTGGGGACATTCAACTCTGCTATActcccccagtccccttccctgccatgggtacaacattaCTGATTACAATAACAAAGTGGAAAATTGGGCCCAAGCATTCTTGTCAGTCTGTTTACCTTCAACTCATGGTGCAAGGCTTGTTGTGCCTCTTCTTAGGGCTACACTGTGGCTGTAAGTCACAAGTGTTCCGTAGGGGGCAGTACAGAGCTGCACAGGCTTCTGCACGCTCAGGAGCAATACTGGGGAGATTGTCCTTCATGTAGGCATGAGCTCCCCTGAGGCTGCAAAGCGGGTGAAGAATGCTCCCCTTGGTACTCCAGATCTTATCTGTGGCTTGGTGTGATACTCTGATACTCCCTCCCTCTTACACCTGCTCTCCCAAGAGGGCAAGAGTGCAGGAACTGCTGTTGTGAGGAGTAGCTACCTATATGCTTCCCCTTTACCATAAGCAGCCATGCAAGGGGTGATAGCTACTTGCCCACCACTGTATGATGATGCTAGTCCCACTCACTAGGCTTGGCCTTAGGCTTTTGCATAAAGGAGTTAAAGTACAGAATCTAATAAGgtgtatagtatcagaggggtagccgtgttagtctggatctgtaaaagcagcagagtcctgtggcatgcatccgacgaagtgggtattcacccacgaaagctcatgctccaatacgtctgttagtctataaggtgccacaggactctttgctgctaataagGTGTAgtttgggatggggggtgggagtgtCTGTCTATATTGACATTTGTCCACATGCTAGGTTTTGTGGTTATCTTTACTATATATGTCCCAGAGATAGTAGGgtcccttttttgtgtgtgtgtagaactAACATAATTATATGGGGAAACTGAACCTTGAATCCTTACACATCCCAGACATCCCTTGGTCCTGTGGCATTCCCAGAAGAGCAGAAGGTTTAAAACTTCAGTGGAATGGATCAAGTTCCTTTGATTGTCAGATTTCTATGAATGGTCACAATGGATACAATCCATATTGTGTGCAAATTTCATTCTTCATATAATTTTGATTACAAAGATTAGGTATGTGAACTGGAATTCATCCTCTCACTTATCTGTATGGGTTGCGGCTGGACAATCCTCTAGGTGTCTTTAATGGCTAATTCCTTTCTTGGATTGCAAAGTCTGATTTAACAGTGGTTCGACATGATATGACCAGTCAAAACTTAGTGCTTCAAAGTTCAATGTAATGGAACCCATTGAACATGAACTTAATACACAGTAATATGAAACATCTAAGTTACTGATAGATTCCTCTGGTGGTTAAAACTGTGATAAGAACAGCAGTCACAACAACTGCAATCCACTTTCATAAGAGTTTCATATGAGAAATAGAATTGATTTGACATTTCCTTCTTAAGGTTATGAGATTATAGTCACATTGAACTCCTCAGATGCTATGCTACCCTAAAGATGCAAATGTGGTGGCTTTGAAACTTATTACGATTACTTGTTTAGTTCCGTAAACAGTATCGTTTGGATTATTATTGAGGAAATGAGTTTTTTAGAGGCTTATGGAGACAGGATATCAATTTCCTTcttattgttttttaattaacatttctGATCCAGAAGCTTGACATCAGGAAAGATTTCTCATCCCTTGAGCTAAAACTGCTTGAAAGATGTGCATTTGCAAAGAAAACATTTAGCTGCTCCAGGAGGAACATGAAAATCGAAACTCAAGCCAATTCACCTCATTCATGAAAGGTTCCTACTAAAAGGTGTGGGATATGGAAGGCTAGAGTGGGTCCTTTTCCCAATATTTCCTCCACAGAACCACACTATGGAAATCGTGCTTGGCCAGATGGCCTTCAAACCATTTTGAGTAGTGAATATTAGTGGGCATGTGTAAATCCCTGAAACCTAACATTTCACTGATTGAAGGTATAAATATTCCTGCTCCACCTAATCTGTTTCTCACCTGTTTTGGCCATGGAACCAACTAAGTATTTTGTGCTGGATAGTTTTGTTTGTCAAATTTATTTGGTcagtgtggcagggcaggggtaaaacCCCTTAAAGCCCTGTCAAAATGCTGGCTACAGCCTGCTGTCTGGCCAGTAGGTCAGGGGTAGAGATGCAGGGAGCTCAGCTGCAAGCCTTAATGAGGGCTGGCTCAGATGGATGTGCTGGGCAAGTAGTGacagctgggctgaggcaggagaagGTTGTAAAAGCCCTGGGCAAACATTAATggggagtatcagaggggtagccgtgttagtctggatctgtaaaagcagcaaagaatcctgtggcaccttatagaataaaagacgttttggagcatgagctttcgtgggtgaatacccacttcttcagatgcatgtggtggaaatttccaggggcagtatatatatgctagcaagcaagctagagataacgaggtcagttcaatcagggaggatgaggccctgttctagcagttgaggtgtgaaaaccaagagaggagaaactggttctgtagttggcaagccattcacagtctttgttcaatcctgagctgatggtgtcaaatttgcagatgaactgaagctcagcagtttctctttgaagtctggtcctgaagttttttttgctgcaggatggccaccttaaggtctgcaatagtgtggccagggaggttgaagtgctcccctacaggtttttgtatattgccattcctaatgtctgatttgtgtccatttatccttttccatagagactgtccagtttggccgatgtacatagcagaggggcattgctggcatatgatggcgtatattacattggtggatgtgcaggtgaatgaaccagtgatggtgtggctgatctggttaggtcctgtgatggtgtcgctggtgtagatatgtgggcagagttggcatcgaggtttgttgcatggattggttcctgagctagagttattatggtgcggtgtgcagttactgctgagaatatgtttcaggttggcaggttgtctgtgggcaaggactggcctgccacccaaggcctgtgaaagtgtgggatcattgtccaggatgggttgtagatccttgatgatgcattggaggggttttagctgggggctgtatgtgatggccagtggagtcctgttggtttctttcttgggtttgtcttgcagtaggaggcttctgggtaggggagcacttcaacctccctggccacactattgcagaccttaagttggccatcctgcagcaaaaaaatgtcaagaccagacttcaaagagaaactgctgagcttcggttcatctgcaaatttgacaccatcagctcaggattgaacaaagactgtgaatggcttgccaactacagaaccagtttctcctctcttggttttcacacctcaactgctagaacagggcctcatcctccctgactgaactgacctcgttatctctagcttgcttgctagcatatatatactgcccctggaaatttccaccacatgcatctgaagaagtgggtattcacccacgaaagctcatgctccaaaacgtctgttagtctataaggtgccacaggattcattaGTGGGGAGGCTAGCCTGATAGGAGAAAGGAGGGCAGTATCTCTGTCTCCTTGCCAATAAGGACACCTCAAGGGCCCGGAGACCCTAGGGAGGGTCTGTGGGGCACTAACTGTTGGGGGATCTGGGCACTACACaagcactgtaaataaagacactgGGGTGATTAAACAAAAGAGGGTGTGGACAATCTTTATTAAACAAGCCTAAACACAGGGTGCAGGCACAAGTGGGAGAGCCTGTGCTCACCCTGTGACTGTCAGTTTTACTAAACAGTTCAGTTAGCAATGTGGTTAGTGAAAGTTAGTGGAACTTACCATTTTGAAAGTACTTATTGGATTGGCTtttaggtttttttgttgttgtctgttTTGGCTTGACCCCTCTTGGCCAAGTAGGATAATAAGGCTTCTTTCTGTAAAAAGGTCAATCACTGAAGACCATGATATTTGCTAGCAGTGCCTAGCTGAGGGCATACTAGGTCTGCTACCTGCTCTCTTCAGGCAAGCAGAGAGAGGAGCCACAGGCTAAAATCTTTCCTTATTCTGGAACCTTTGTCTGCAGTGCTCAGGGATCCAGGAGAAATATCTTAAAGGCAAACTACATTCTAGCCTGCCCTCTTGCCTTCTCTCCCACTGGGTGATTTGACCTAGCTTCAGGGAGCAAGCCTGACACAGAGAGGTGTAAGTTACACACTCTCAAACCTCCTTGAATCAATTCTAGTGAATCTGGTCCTAAGTAAGCTTAGAGTAaagttgtttggaaaaaaaaactgaCAATTCTTTTTCTGgcaaaaaatgccattttgtgAAAACAACTTTCTTGAAAAAGTTTATTTCAACTAAAATGGTATCTCGGGTCTAGAATATAGAGATGGCCACAGACTTTAGAATGGCTAGTAGTGTGGTGATCAGGGCACTCACGTAAGCAGTTGAAGACCCAGATTCCAGTCCCTGTTTCAAATGACATTGCTGGTGAGTGCTGTTATCACTGGGCTACAGAGTCGGTCTGTCTCTCTACTCCAATGGCTATTTATACatagtggaatagcttcaacaggagaaattgagagggagagagagactgcctCTATAGCCTCCAACTCACCTGGCCTGTAGGAGACCCACCTTCAAGTCTCTGTACTGCCTCATTCAGAGTATCAACCTGAGCCTTGATTTCTAACAATTTCAGTAAGCCTTTCCATTAAAAACATTGATTAAAACATTGTGGTAACTCTGGAAAAAGACAGACAAGTTTCCATTCTTAACTTGCAAAATGGAAATATGGGCATTTCCTGTGTCTTTGACTATTGCTAGTTAGACTGGAATCTTTGATAAGTCCCAAGGGAAATTCCTTTAAAAGTTTATAAGGAACTGCAAGCCCACCAAACCACAAAAGACCCCTACACCAAAGATCAGTATTTGCTATAGTCTCAAATACATGGAAGTTGGGAGTTCACCCATTTTGGTGGCTGCCATGACAGGTCTCAATGTTATGCAGTGATAGAGACGCAGCCAGGGAAGAGCCTGCAGATTCTGTTTTGTACCCTGCTCATCAACATGATATCTGAGTGCCTAGGGGGACAAAAGAGGAGTTCCAATTTCCAATGTGTGTGTTTAGTGAATGGAATAGAATCACTCCCAgacccaatttttttaaatgccaccAGTTGGACTCTGCCAGGATAAAGAATCTGTACTGATTCAAAACAAGACGGGGTGGGAGGTTCTCTGGACAATTCTGAAATATCCAATGCAATTTTCTCCATTTTAGATTTTCAAATCTTTCAAAAGAGTTGTTATGCAAAACTTccctatattatatatatgaatCTGTCATACTTCACCAGGGACTAAGGAAGATCTAGCAGAAAGAtcttccttttgaaaatgtcGATAGGGAACACCTGGTTGGAACACCTGTTCTTATGTCAGGTGTTGGAGCTGCTCTGGCAACTAACAGAAAGGCTGAGAGACCCAGGAACTCCACCTTCTTTTCCTGAATCCACTTGAGAGTCCCTTGTCTCCTAAATCCACACCTGTCCAGGAAAAGTAGTAGTCCccaaggagggagaagaggcaaAAGTCTGTCCCTGTTTTAGCTGCAAAATCCTGTCTAAGGTGGCTATCTAAGACTCTGAATTAAGCCTGGTTGGGAAACAACTCCATTTCATGAAAAGTTTAAAGGCTTTAATATTTGTTTTGACTCCAATGAGGAATGAAATCAAAACCCTTTtgatattttttcacacaaaaaaaatgagccccaccccagaatagccaacaCACTAATGAtaagggtactcacctgggatgtgtgaGATCATCAAACAGATGTTCCAAAATGATATTGAACTTAATATTGATAAAAATTTCAATTGTCACAAtttcataaaaaatggaaaatgttgattttctttttcatgaaaagttttatttttgaacactTCACTTCTGttgaggaatttttttttgtggggaaaaagtTAACTAGTTTTATAGATGACAACTCATACCAAATTAGGTAAATGCTTAATAAAAAGCAAACTCACCACCAGACTCAGTGCATCATGGAAAGCAACCCAATGCAATGgtatggctttttttttccactaACCATCATGTGTTTGGGGCCCAAGAGCTCCTGACCCCTGTGGTGAAGAACCATCAATTAGTTTTGGTGTTGATGCTTCTTCTTCAGCTTCTTTTggcagtggtgg of the Gopherus flavomarginatus isolate rGopFla2 chromosome 1, rGopFla2.mat.asm, whole genome shotgun sequence genome contains:
- the EPYC gene encoding epiphycan, which encodes MKTFANIFLGLFIFETIVAAPTIDTLTYDSETYDVALEDLDNLYDYNENLPVDQAEIEIGTVLPSVTRKIHSPPPLPKEAEEEASTPKLIDGSSPQGSGALGPQTHDGLPTCLLCTCLGTTVYCDDHELDAVPPLPKKTTHFYSRYNRIKKINKNDFANQNNLKRIDLTSNFISEIDEDAFRELPQLQELVLRDNKIRQLPELPPSLTFIDVSNNRLGRKGIKEEAFKDMVDLHHLYITDNNLDHIPLPLPESLQALHLQNNNIQEMHEDTFCKMKDVTYARRALEDIRLDGNPINLSKTPSAYMCLPRLPIGSLI